In one window of Bacteroidia bacterium DNA:
- a CDS encoding efflux RND transporter permease subunit, protein MRKIISIAVGKRWIILTVFILLGILGYYSWEQLAIEAYPDIADVTVQVVTQVPGLAAEEIEQQITIPIERCLNGLPGLHTMRSKSAFGISTVILVFKDGTDDYWARQRVQEKINEVELPFGAAPGLNPLTSPTGEIYRYIIESKSYDLRELTELQKWVIIPRLKQVMGVAEVSNFGGITTQFQIEIDPQKLEQYKLSLSDVTEKIEKNNTNAGGSMLDCGDLSYVIRGIGLVKDLSDLGEIVVKSEKGIPVFLKDVGTLKYGNLERKGVLGFTDHKADYSEGVEGIVQMLRYQNPTEVLTEIHKAVDELNNEILPEGVKIRPFMDRTNLVDKTLGTVSHTLLLGVFLVIFVLIVFLGSWRGALIVAITIPLSLLIAFILMYLTDIPANLLSLGAIDFGIIVEGSIVMLETVLKKREDHPGIVLDEKSIIERCAEVAKPIFFSTIIIITAYLPLFAFERIEKKLFTPMAFTIGYSLIGALAVALLLIPGLAYVIYRKPRKMYKNKWLEKIILIYNKHIIWIIEKPKKVFLPLILIVVSAIILTITVGKDFLPQLDEGSIWLQVQLPPGISLDKSKEMSDTLRKRIIKYEEVTYVMIQTGRDDAGTEPFSTSHLECSIGLKPYSEWKSGLSKNELIQKMAKEFETMPGYTIGFSQPIIDMVMDLLAGTHSDLALNIYGEDFIESRRIAEDILKQIKTIPGAADVAIDQEPPLPQLQIHVDRDKIAQYGLNVADVSELIEVAIGGKAISQIFINDKVYDVICRFNEASRNTPENIGNLMLTSSSGAKIPLSQVAEIKRSTGASLIAREMNKRYLIIRLNLRGTDLTAFLKNANNKIEKNVNYNHEKNHIKWSGQFENQNRAYSRLAFIVPLALAIMFLLLFAAFGRFRQAGMLMIIVPFALFGGMLALNAFGLTFNVSSAVGFIALFGVSIQNGVIMIDHMNALRKHGMQLKEAVISGARHRLRPILLIGTVAGLGLLPASLSTGIGSDVQRPLATVIVYGLLFATIITLYVLPALYYMFEKRWGKEEQNHE, encoded by the coding sequence TGGCTGCCGAAGAAATTGAACAACAAATTACAATTCCTATTGAACGTTGCTTAAACGGATTACCGGGGCTACATACTATGCGTAGTAAAAGTGCATTTGGTATTTCAACAGTAATATTGGTGTTTAAAGACGGAACAGATGATTATTGGGCAAGACAGCGTGTACAGGAAAAAATAAATGAAGTGGAGCTGCCATTCGGAGCTGCGCCGGGTCTTAACCCTTTAACCTCTCCTACAGGTGAAATATATCGTTATATCATAGAAAGTAAATCCTATGATTTGCGTGAACTTACTGAACTGCAAAAATGGGTTATTATTCCAAGATTGAAGCAAGTTATGGGAGTTGCAGAAGTCAGTAATTTTGGTGGTATCACTACTCAATTTCAGATTGAAATTGATCCCCAAAAACTCGAACAATATAAACTTTCTCTTTCTGATGTGACTGAAAAAATTGAAAAGAACAACACCAATGCTGGTGGTAGTATGCTTGATTGTGGTGATTTAAGCTATGTAATACGTGGAATCGGATTAGTTAAAGACTTAAGCGATCTTGGGGAAATTGTAGTGAAATCTGAAAAAGGAATTCCGGTGTTTCTGAAAGATGTAGGAACCCTTAAATATGGTAATCTTGAAAGAAAAGGTGTTTTAGGTTTTACAGATCATAAAGCAGATTATTCGGAGGGTGTTGAAGGTATTGTGCAAATGTTACGATACCAGAATCCAACCGAAGTTCTTACAGAAATTCACAAAGCTGTTGACGAGTTAAACAATGAAATTCTTCCCGAAGGTGTTAAAATACGACCTTTTATGGATAGAACAAATCTAGTAGATAAAACACTGGGCACGGTGTCACATACCCTATTATTGGGCGTTTTTCTTGTCATTTTTGTTCTCATTGTTTTTCTGGGAAGTTGGCGTGGAGCTTTAATTGTTGCAATAACAATCCCACTTTCACTTTTAATTGCATTTATTCTGATGTATTTGACAGATATACCTGCAAATTTACTTTCCCTCGGAGCAATTGATTTTGGGATTATTGTTGAAGGCTCCATTGTTATGTTGGAAACTGTTTTAAAGAAAAGGGAAGATCATCCAGGTATTGTGTTAGATGAAAAATCAATTATTGAGCGTTGTGCAGAAGTGGCAAAGCCAATTTTCTTTTCTACCATCATTATTATTACAGCTTACCTTCCTTTATTTGCTTTTGAGCGTATCGAGAAAAAACTTTTTACACCGATGGCATTCACTATTGGATATTCATTGATTGGTGCACTGGCTGTAGCATTATTGTTAATTCCCGGACTGGCTTATGTGATATACAGAAAACCGCGAAAAATGTATAAGAACAAATGGCTTGAAAAGATTATCTTAATATATAACAAACATATTATATGGATTATAGAGAAACCTAAAAAGGTATTTCTTCCTCTGATTTTGATTGTTGTTTCTGCAATTATTTTAACGATAACAGTAGGAAAAGATTTCCTTCCCCAATTAGATGAAGGATCAATCTGGTTGCAAGTACAGCTACCTCCGGGTATTTCGCTTGATAAATCAAAAGAAATGAGTGATACTCTTAGAAAAAGAATAATTAAGTACGAAGAAGTAACTTATGTTATGATACAAACCGGGCGTGATGATGCAGGAACTGAACCGTTTTCCACCTCACACTTGGAATGTTCCATTGGTCTTAAGCCATATTCCGAATGGAAAAGCGGTTTGTCGAAAAATGAACTTATACAAAAAATGGCAAAAGAATTTGAGACTATGCCTGGTTATACAATAGGTTTTTCGCAACCGATTATCGATATGGTAATGGATTTACTTGCCGGAACACACAGCGATCTGGCGTTAAATATTTACGGTGAAGATTTTATTGAATCCCGCAGAATTGCAGAAGATATTCTGAAACAAATAAAGACCATACCGGGTGCAGCAGATGTTGCTATCGATCAGGAACCGCCATTACCGCAACTGCAAATTCATGTCGACCGGGATAAAATCGCACAATATGGATTAAACGTAGCAGATGTTTCCGAATTAATTGAAGTAGCTATTGGTGGTAAAGCCATTTCACAAATATTTATTAACGATAAAGTTTACGATGTAATTTGCCGTTTTAATGAAGCAAGTCGTAATACACCCGAAAACATTGGAAATCTCATGCTAACGTCTTCAAGTGGCGCAAAAATACCACTATCACAGGTGGCAGAAATCAAACGAAGTACCGGTGCCAGTTTAATTGCCCGAGAAATGAATAAACGGTATTTAATAATCCGACTTAACTTAAGAGGAACTGATCTTACAGCTTTTCTGAAAAATGCAAATAATAAGATTGAAAAAAATGTCAATTACAATCACGAAAAAAACCATATAAAATGGAGCGGTCAATTTGAAAATCAGAACAGAGCCTATTCCAGACTTGCATTTATTGTTCCTTTGGCACTTGCCATTATGTTTCTTCTTCTGTTTGCTGCGTTTGGCAGATTCAGACAGGCAGGAATGTTGATGATTATTGTTCCTTTTGCACTGTTTGGAGGTATGCTTGCCCTGAATGCGTTCGGATTAACTTTTAATGTATCATCGGCTGTAGGCTTTATCGCACTATTTGGCGTTTCCATTCAAAACGGAGTTATTATGATAGATCATATGAATGCCCTACGAAAACACGGAATGCAACTTAAAGAAGCAGTTATTTCTGGTGCACGTCATCGTTTACGCCCTATATTATTAATTGGAACCGTAGCAGGTCTTGGTCTACTTCCGGCTTCACTTTCAACCGGAATCGGTTCTGATGTTCAGCGTCCACTTGCAACAGTAATTGTGTATGGACTTTTGTTTGCAACAATAATTACACTTTATGTACTTCCGGCACTTTATTATATGTTTGAAAAACGCTGGGGAAAGGAGGAACAAAATCATGAATAA